tattttcatataaaaaaccttattttatatataactttttttatacaaacacgtattttttaaaaatatacacaaacacatttttaaaaagaaaatgtaTACTAAcaaacttttataaaaaaattattgaaaaacggattaatatttatttatgttcttaaaaaatacatatttttataagacctaattataaaaatatatacaaacaatattttacacacacacacacacacacacatatatatatatatatatatatatatatatatatatatatgtttgtttttttatttataaaaacggattaatatttattaatgtacttaataaatacatatttttataatatatttttttaacactTTTATATGCGTGttagtatatatatttttttataaaaacgtatttgtatatatattttgtaaaatacgtgtttctataattttttttataaaatacatgcttgtatacaattttttttataaaaaacgaatatatatatatatatatatatatatatatatatatatatatatatatatatatatatatatatatatatatatatatatatatatatgcaattaaaaatagacaaaattgcaaaaatggtccctgtggtatgcatttttttggggtttcagtccaaacctcgacttttttggattcatgGTTCTTTTGGTCTAGTTTGTACATAGAAATGGTCCCTCGATTTAACTTCCGTTAAGTTATTGCTGTTAACCCCCTCATGTGCATCTGACATGAGGGTATATTTGTCTTTTCACATataaaggaccatttttgcacctaaaaaatatatctttttttttaaataaaaattaatacctatttatttattttaataattaaaaataaaaaaggtctctctctctctctctttttctctctctctttctctctctctctctctctctctctctctctctctctacaaataaaTCGATAATCCTCATCCACCATTAATATCCAGGAAGAACAAAATGGTATAGTAGAGGAtatacgaattttgtttagagaCTCAGTTGACCACCACAACCCCGTATCTCTCTATTTAAAAATTCCCTTTCGTCACCCCCAAGCATCTTCCATCGATGGAGATTCAGATTCGGTGTTTCCCTTTGAAATCGTCACCGGATTCACCTCCATCTTGGTGCCATACATCTTCTGGCGGTGTTTTGATTGATGGTCCCGTAATGCACACCTTCAAAGTTAAAACCCCAAATCTCCACAATTATTGATTCTAAAGAAGAAGGAGACGGAAAGGAAGGGTTGGGGTTTGGAATCAGAGAAAGGAAAATGGGTAAGATGGTTTGGAGATTATCCCCATCTAATCATCCATCGATTGACTGTTGCTGAACCGAACCTCCTATTCAGGAGAAAAACGAAGAATTGTAAGATCATATAAATCTGGGCAAAACGAAATTGTCTGATCCTCATTCAGGAGCATAAATTTTGGAATTCAGATGTATGTAAAAAACTATGAAATCGGACTTGTATATCTCCAAAACCCAAAATCTGATAGAAACAAGTtagtctttctctctctaaaactcttGCAGTTGATGAGCTTATAAAGATCTTATATGAGGTTTGATTCCTTCTCTATCTAGCTGGATGGAAGGTTTGTCATTTCTCTGCATTTTTTATGAAACATTTCAGGTTCTTTTCATCCCCTTCTGAATCGATTATCCATCACAGAGCATCCCTCTCCTCACAAGCATGTATAAAACAAAACAATATATACCCTCGGCGAAGAAGAAAATGTATGATCTTGAAATTCGATTCACAACAGGTGTGGCAGGATGACTGATGTGGTTGGTGTTAGTCTGGCCCATAAACAAAATCAAAAATGATTTGCATAATCGATTTTCAtagtatgtatatgtgtatgtatgagttATAGTGTAGAAGACGGTGGGTTTAGTTACTATGTAGAAgacgatgagagagagagagaggtgggcccctcttttcttaattattaaaataactattagatttaaaaaaattaaaataaataaataaataggtattaatttttatttaaaaaaaaggatATATTTTTTaggtgcaaaaatggtcctttatATGTGAAAAGACAAATATACCCTCATGCGAGATGCACATGAGGTAGTTAACAGCAACAACTTAACGGAAGTTAAGTCGATGGACCATTTCTACGGACAAACTAGGCCAAAAAgaccatgaatccaaaaaagtcgaggtttggactgaaaccccaaaaaaatgcataccacagggaccatttttgcaattttgtcttaaaaATATCTAGTTTTATAAATACGTATTTcgcataaaaaaaataattttttaaaaattataaagaaaaaagaagattttttatatgaaaatatttttttatataaatatgattttataaacaaaagacaaaacttcaaaaatggtccctgtggtttccgaaaatatcaagtttagtccctaagttcaaaaaacctcacagatggtccctgtggtttcaaaacttttaacaaatggtctttTTCGCTAACTCCATTAGCTTTTGACCGTTAAGtgaagggcatttatgtcttttcactattaaagggaccatttttgaagttttgcccttatttaaaaaaaaggaaaaaaattattatttaatatagaaaaggtctctctctctctctcgctctctctctctccctgttTGATTCCATTCGCATCTTCACTTGCTTCCTCGAACAATCAAAATCCAATTCATAAAATCTTTCATACTAATCCCATTTATTCCATCAACTTCTCAATCATGGCCATGGTGATAACTTAATACACCATAAGATCAAGCTTTCAATCGTCAAACTTCATGGGTGTGGAGGCAAACAAACAGACAATCTTGAGCAATGATCAGAAGAACACAACATATAAGAAATCAAACCCTAAACTAACTTTACTACCTCGAATCGCCCTAATTTTCTACAAAGTTTCCGGGGGTCCATTTGGTGTAGAAGATTCAGTCAAATCTGGAGGCGGAGCTCTACTTTCATTACTAGGGTTCTTAATTTTCCCGATTTTTTGGAGCATCCCAGAAGCGCTAATCACAGCCGAACTCGCCACAAGCTTCCCTGAAAACGGCAGTTATGTCATCTGGATATTATCGACGTTCGACCCTTTTTGGGGTTTCCAAGAAGGGTTTTGGAAATGGTTTAGTGGGGTTATGGATAACACACTTTACCCTGTATTATTTCTCGATTACTTGAAGCAATCACTCCCAATCTTCGATCAATTATACGCTAGAATTCCAACCTTTTTAGCAATTTATACTATCTTATTAACTCATCTGAACTACAGAGGTCTTCACATTGTCGGATTTTCTGCTGTTCTTCTTGGTTCTTGCTCACTCCTTCCATTTGCAGTCATGGGTATTCTTTCAATCCCCAAAATCAGGCCTAAAAGATGGATAACTTTGGATTTCAAGAAAGTTCAATGGAAGGGTTACTTCAATAGCATGTTTTGGAACTTCACCAGCTAATGTACTTGCTTTATCCCaataattcaagttccaaaagctaacggagggagagagagagagagagagagagagagagagagagaccttttctatattaaataataatttttttttcttttttttttaaataagggaaaaacttcaaaaatggtccctgtaatAATGAAAACACATAAATACCCTTCACTTAACGGTCAAAAGCTAACGAAGTTagcgaaaaggaccatttgttaaaagttttgaaaccacagagaccatctgtgaggttttttgaacttagggactaaacttgatatttttggaaaccacagggaccatttttgaagttttgtctagaaaaaacatattcaaaacaaaattttgaaaaaaaagatataaaaacATTGAATTTAGGATGAATTTGTAACAAAAGTTTGAAATgtaggccaaaagtgtaaaattttgaccaaatttgtaataaaatttaaaatctaggCCAAAAATATAATCTTtgaaccaaatttgtaataaagttTAAAATATGAGCCAAAAATGTAATTATTGAAAGTGAAATGACCTATTAAGCTGGTAAAATGATTAAAATGAATATAATTTCCAGTTTCATTGACTTAATTAACTAAAGAAGTAAAGACAAAATCCATTATGAAGTTTAAACATAAGGATTTTCGtaggttttttttttgtcttttattaataactagtttataacccgtggaaaccacggttacaaaattaattaaatactcatagtaaaaaattcaaaattattaatcaattattttatataaaattttaaatacattattaattaagagatttttatttgttatgtaaaattatatttattgattcaaataaatatgtggaattaatttatcatatatattagactctttgtatttgtgaactaatgaaaacaataatataaaatataaaatttaaatttaaaataaagaataaatagattgacaaataacatcacattaattaggaggtttaatgaatttaaaatagagaattaatagaatgacaaatggcatcatattaattaggagttctaatattatgacacttggcaAAATAACTacttttttattagtatagattcaaAATGTTTTCATCAATAATcaaatttatgtatttattttttattttgcccGTAGTAAAAGTGTTTTAGATATTTCCTTGTTAACGCATATATGTTGAATCAAGTATCAACGTATTCCAATTTCCACAATCTTTAAAATCGATAAATTGATTGATTTCGAAACATCAAATACTTGTAACACACTTAGGTATAATTAAGAAAATTTAAACCAAATATCGACAAATGACAACTTGCAATGaagtattattttatattattgtgaTTCCTAATCATGAAACTAGTTTTCATTAATAAACATTTATAATGCATGTTATATAACATGGTTTTCCTGGAACGACAATTATTAGAAAAATTGGGTATAATGCTCTATTTTTTTCCCTTTCCATTAAACGGTAAAGATATCATTAAAACAAAACTAATGAGACGCAAGAACACTTACAAAATACATTAAAGGAGAAAAATCCCAATCAAAACCAATTTAAAAAACCTAAAACTCACCCTATGCTTGATCTAGTTAAacgaaaaaaaattgaatttcctAAGTCGATTTCAAAGAATTGGTTCTCGTTTTGTTGAAGGCGCATTTCTAGCCTTCCAAATTTCCCATAAGAGCCGGTATAAGATGGCCCATAAACATCTACTTATCTTCTTGTCCAACACAAAAGAGACCACAAACGACACAAACGACAAGAGGTTGAAACCGTTAGAAGGGGAGTTGAAACACATATGTCCACttgctactcggtagtcggccgaacaaATGCCGAGTAGCGAATTCTACAACCTTGTCTATCTGGTTGTCGGATGACCATCTTTGACCTTCTGTTTGTTATAGATTAAGACATATCATCATTCTCGGCATTGTGACATCCTGAAATTTAGGCCAAAGACTGTGAACGATCAAGTTCACAGTAAATCTCTTTGTAATTTGATTTGTTGAATTTCAGTGCATCTTATGTGAAATAAATAAATTCATTTCAACTATTATAATATATCAGATGGTATCTTACCTCCATATATGTAATCTGATAAACACGTCAAACAGCTCAAACTGCAACCGTAAGAATGTGTTTGAAAAACTGAAAATTCGTATTAAGTAGTTGTGAGCAATACAAACACCCTAGTCTCATGGTACGTGTTTCCCTGATTTTGAAAATATATAGAACatccaaaacggagttcgtatgcaaatgATACGACCGTTTTAAGAATCCAAAACCCGTATAATACTGATTTTCGAAAATCGCTAAAACCGTTTCTATCCGTTAAGGGACTTACACACCTCAATGGAAATTCCGAAAGCATTTTTAGACTCAGGCTATaacctaatatttaatttcatatttgaaatatttttagtaaaaatatttataaaagttgaGAAATCAAACGTTTTCAGATTTATTAACTGCGAAACATTTAAACTATTGATTTCAACATGATTTCTATGATTGGTAATGTGTTCCAGAAAAATATAAGAATCCAAGCTGGTTAAAGTGAATTTTAACAATGGAAATaatcttataatttttaaattcatGTGTAACTACATACATACTTATATAGAacataatttataattaattacaaGTGTTTGTCTCTAtagcttttataaaatatatataaccTATAGAATAAGTAAATATACATTATATGTATATGAAATTGTTATCAAAAGACCCAAACATATACACAAGCATATATAACAATCATGTATGACGTTAAAGATCGAGACTTGGCATGTCTAGGGTCTTGGCACCTCCATTATACATATAAATGTCAATTTATATGAATATACTCCATAGGTATATATCAAAGTAATAAAAGGTGTATGTATACAAGATATGTATAAATGTATTGTTTTCTATgagaaatatatacatatatatatatatatatatatatatatatatatatatatatatatatacatattaatgcaTGCCTATTTTCAACCAAACACATACCCATTGAATCAATTGTACCAACAAATACATAATGTAAATTCATACACaaatacatatttatttaaatcaaatacACACACATTAAGTAcattatataaaatattaaaaataaaaattatacccTTTACACTTAAAATGACAACACATTTGTGGTTACTTCTAAATTAAATTTTGTACAAATGAACACTCAAAGAGGAAATACATTCTTGCACTTCACTATACTTTTTCCCCATGTCTTTTTTTACCTGTATACACAGCTCATACATAGCTATGAAGAAAACACTGTCTGGCATTACTTGTACTCGTCAACTACTGATTCATAAACAATGAAACAACCATTAAACTTTTGAACATAAAAATTGATCAAATTCAAAGAAAAATTAAGGAACTCTTCATGTTTCCTTTCTTTTTCAATCTCTGTTTTCTCCTCCTGTTGAACATCAAACCCAACACACACCAAAACCCCATCTAAACCTATTGATTAAACAtcttgatattgccatatttatacacatttttaggcaatattcatttacatttttattaatattttggttatttgcatagaataatggtacttataagtttaaattgttatttgcAGCCAAAGAGAAGCATTTCGAAGATAGGGACTGAAATTGACAGAATATGGAACTTTGGagattgaagaaaagaagaacGAAAAAAAAGTCGGCAAAAGAcgcactcacgacgtgaatagttcatgattcacgacgtgagtggaGAATTCTAGAAGATATGCATACGGGTGAAAGAGTCCTTACCGAACACGCTTATCtcatattcacgacgtgaatctttatggttcacgacgtgaactcgggAAATCAGAAAGCTATAAATTCCCTTGCCCATTACGACTTGGAAGACTTTTGGCTGATTGGATGGTTTCCAGAAGACGAATTTTAGCAGAGGAGAAGTtctggaaaaaggttttcaacaccaaggGAGTAGAGGTTCATAATTTAGTTACTTATTTGATACTTATGAACATGTTTGCCTATTTAGTTTGTGTTTGTTTGTTAGTTGCTATTGTGATCAGCTAAATCTAGCTACTCTTAtatagctagatgaagcttcaaacttatgaatagcttaatttacatggatttatttagttggtgaattgcttgtgtttgatttatcgTTACCTAGCATGATTGTGTTTGTTTATTTAGTTGCTTAaattcatgttctgtgtagcttagtgaccattaactgcatgaacttgtttacctagtgatttagtgaaTATTAAATTGCtcgagctaggattgaccaatcttagttagtaaataaagtaaataaatttaGCTGTGTTAGAGAACGTAGATTATGACCATAATTGCATTTgcataataaatcttacatatCATATTCATAATCAtaattggttctgtgtttaatcgtgtgtgaccatacatagttttacatgaattaattaaatattagtaaagttagacttaaattactaatataataataaccaacttgataatctataattattagctagccataaggacgaagtggattcgaactagacAGGAGTgtttttattaattgattgaattcTGTGATTTAAGTTTGTCTGgtcttgcaaaatcagataaaaccccatcTTTGCTctaaaattaggttaatttagtagTAGATAAATAAATTAGTTAACACTGTTCCCTATGATCGCACCCAACTTACCcaactattctataattcgactaggtacactgcctaggtgcattttagttagttaaggtagttaggttataaattataaaattagtgggtactattgtgcacatcaagtttttggcgtcgttgccggggaaTGACTTAGTTAATTTTTCGTTTTTTTGCTTTAAATTgatcgatcctttttgtggggtaaaacctGCAAAAAGTTACTTTttcaatttagttttttttagtcGGTACTAGGATCACATCGTGAGTTtcgttttttttagtttttctgcgttttttttttctgttagtTTTTCTGCGACAACACGAGGTGGTAACTTTTACCACGTAGTGGTGGACTGTCAGTAGcgaaattttttttagtttttttttttttttttttttagttttttttttagttttttttttgttttttgttttttttttttttttttttttttttcagttttacgtttttattttgattgttttgcaGGAGTTCTTGACCAGAGGATCCAACACACCTTTGGTGCCACCGCTTGAAGATCCGGAGTCTACGCTGCACAAGAAGAATAATAAGAAGTCGCCTCTACAAGAACTGAAATCAACCTTTTCAAGGAAGTCAGGAAAGAAAACGAAAGAATCGAGTTCAGCCTTAAAGAGCAAGTTTGAAGTTTTCGATCAAATTCCTAATCCACACGTGTTCGAGTACGAATCAGAAACATAATTTGGACTTTATACTagtgaacccgagaacgagccggAGAACGAAATGGCGAACATTGATGAGATGGCCATGGGGGATTACAAGAAGCGCATTCGTGATGATGTGGGGCGGGGTTTAGTACATCCTACGATTCCTGCGAATGCCACGTTCGAGTTAAAGGGACATATCCTTACTGCACTCAAGGATATCCCATTCTCTGGGAAGGATCATGGGGATGCTTTCAAGCATTTAGACGAGGTCAATGATATTGCAGATTATTTTAATACTCCTAATATCCCAAGGGAGACAGCTTTGTTAAGGATGTTACTagtcactttcaaaggagctgcaaaaGACTGGTTGAAGGCTCTTCCATCTGGTACAATCATCACATGGGCCCAATTGCGTGAGAAATTTCTAGATCAGTTTTGCCCACCTTCCAAAATCTCTAAACTCAAGAAGGCGATTGCCAACTTTGAGAAAAATCcgggggagtcattatacgaggcaTGGGAGTGCTACAAGGGGTTgttaaggaattgtcctcaacatGACCTCAATATTCAGCAAGAAATGTCGATATTCTATGATGGGGTGAATGTCATGACTAGGCAACTCCTTGATTCACAAGGACCACTAACGAATAATAACCCAAATCAGGCCAAGGAGCTGATCGAAGAATTTTCAAGGCACTCTCGTGAGTATCACAACCCAGGGCGTGATGGAATAAAAGGCAGTGGAGGTGCACAAACTGAAGAGATGGTTGTTGTGATGACAATGCTTAGCACTATGGATAAGAGATTGACCCAAATGAACCAATCAATTCATGCAATTCGAGTTGGTTGCGAGAGATGTAGTGGCCCACATTTGACAAGGGATTGCAATATGGATGAATATGGAAACAAGAAAGCTCAAGTTTGCTATTCAAGTGGGGATAAATACGATGGAGATTGGAGaaaaccaaagaaggagtggctgccttACGATGAATACaagaagaaaaaagaagagaAATTTAGGCAAACTGGCCGGGGTTTTTACCAAAGAGAGCAACCACCAGCTGAGAAGAAAGTTGGTCTAGAGACCATGTTaatgaagtttatggaagcttcaGAAAAAAGGCATGATGCTACTGATGCTGCAGTGGAATATCAAAGAACTATGATGAAGAATCATCATGCTATGATGATTGACcaacaatcattattaaaaaatCAGCAACATTCCATCAATAACCTTGAAGTTCAACTTGGCCAACTTACTACTTTGGTAAATAAAAGATTGTCTCCACAAGTTCCTGAAATGAAGACACAATCTCACGTCATGGCCATTGATACTGAAAAAGAAGCGATTTCTGAATTCCTAGAAGCTTTAGAAGTGGAGCCAAAACCATCTGAACCAAAGCCTAAGAAGACGAAGCTTGAAAATAAAGAAGCTGTTGAAAAGCCAGAATCACGACGTGATCCCGATAAGTTCACGTCGTGGGATCGGTCACAGAAAAAATCGTATCTGTTCCAACTTATAAACCGCCTTTGCCATTACCGGTACGCTCCCCCCAGACAAAACACGAAAATGAAGAATCTGCTGGAATACCCAATTCACGTCATGAGCCTGCTATGCTCACGTCGTGGGCTCGGTCTGAACAGAAGAATTCCGTATCTGTTAGAGTTTATAAACCGCCTTTGCGATTCTCGTCTCGAGCTAATCTTATTCCACTGGAAAGGGAACATCTGGAGTTTATTCAGCAAATAAAGGACATTTCTATTAATTCTCCTTTTATTGATTCACTTGCAAAAGTTCCCGAATACGCTAAGTTCCTCCAAGATTTAATAGACACTCGAAATGAATTGAAAAAAGAATTCTAAGGTAATTCTAAGTGAACAAAGCTCAAGGGTTGTGTTAGGAGAGATActtaagaagatgggagatcctgaacgcctcactcttccatgcgaGTTTGGTAAGAAGATGAAGACATATGCTTTAGCCGATTatggggctagcattaatttgatTCCTTTCTCGTTTTATCAAAAGTTAAATGTTCAGAAGATGAAGGGAACTAAAATGACAATTCACATGACAAACCGTTCAATGACTCACCCAAGAGGGATAGTAGAAGAAATCCTAGCTAAAATTGGGAAATTTGTTTTCCCAGTTGACTTTGTAGTGATTGACATGAAAGAGGATGTGAATGTCCCCATCATTTTAGGTCGCCCTTTACTAAATACTGCTAGGGCTCTTGTCGATGTTCGAGAATCCAAGCTCACGTTGAGGGTCGGTGATGAAGAAGAAACTTTTGGACTACAACATGGTTTCCAAGGATATGATGTTCAAGGTGAAGTGTTTAATATTGAA
The genomic region above belongs to Lactuca sativa cultivar Salinas chromosome 4, Lsat_Salinas_v11, whole genome shotgun sequence and contains:
- the LOC111917796 gene encoding probable polyamine transporter At3g19553; this translates as MGVEANKQTILSNDQKNTTYKKSNPKLTLLPRIALIFYKVSGGPFGVEDSVKSGGGALLSLLGFLIFPIFWSIPEALITAELATSFPENGSYVIWILSTFDPFWGFQEGFWKWFSGVMDNTLYPVLFLDYLKQSLPIFDQLYARIPTFLAIYTILLTHLNYRGLHIVGFSAVLLGSCSLLPFAVMVFLRQHEVEFLTRGSNTPLVPPLEDPESTLHKKNNKKSPLQELKSTFSRKSGKKTKESSSALKSKFEVFDQIPNPHVFEYESET